The following are encoded together in the Nitrospirota bacterium genome:
- a CDS encoding histone deacetylase, whose protein sequence is MKKVGFGYSDIFLLHEMPLGHPESKDRLIAITERLKQSPLWNLLQHLNPRKAAEEDILAVHTKSYFSGVMRFTGYFDADTYVSPHTAEAALVAAGTVIEAIDQCKAGDIDRAFCAVRPPGHHAEADRAMGFCIFNNVAVGARYAQKRGYHKVFIIDFDVHHGNGTQHIFEEDDTVYYFSTHQYPHYPGTGSDAERGNGKGKGFTYNIPLHYGSGDKDYFQAYQDILPVLLSNFNPDIVLVSAGYDLHAADPLAGLRVTNEGIRTIVRGILSSKQNIPYIFCLEGGYNLYSLSESVQITIEELLGFP, encoded by the coding sequence ATGAAAAAAGTCGGGTTCGGATATAGTGATATTTTTCTTCTTCATGAAATGCCTTTGGGCCATCCTGAATCAAAGGACAGGCTCATCGCCATAACGGAGAGGCTTAAGCAGTCGCCCCTTTGGAATCTTCTGCAGCATCTCAATCCCCGAAAAGCGGCCGAGGAGGATATCCTCGCCGTGCATACGAAATCCTATTTTTCCGGGGTCATGCGCTTCACCGGCTACTTTGACGCTGACACCTATGTATCGCCACACACTGCAGAAGCTGCCCTCGTTGCCGCAGGAACAGTAATTGAAGCAATAGACCAATGTAAAGCCGGCGACATTGATAGAGCATTCTGTGCCGTGAGGCCTCCGGGGCATCATGCTGAGGCAGATCGGGCGATGGGGTTCTGTATTTTCAACAATGTAGCTGTCGGCGCGCGCTACGCACAGAAACGAGGCTACCATAAAGTCTTTATTATAGACTTTGACGTCCATCATGGCAATGGCACCCAGCATATATTTGAAGAAGACGACACGGTCTATTATTTTAGTACGCATCAATACCCTCATTATCCCGGCACGGGCAGCGATGCGGAACGCGGCAATGGAAAAGGAAAAGGATTTACTTACAATATCCCCCTGCATTATGGCTCCGGGGATAAAGACTATTTCCAGGCTTATCAGGATATTCTTCCCGTGCTTCTGTCGAATTTTAATCCTGATATTGTGCTGGTTTCTGCGGGCTATGACCTGCATGCGGCCGATCCGCTGGCAGGGCTTCGGGTAACGAATGAGGGCATCAGAACCATTGTGAGAGGGATACTCTCATCAAAGCAGAATATCCCTTATATTTTCTGTCTCGAAGGCGGGTACAACCTCTATTCTCTCAGCGAATCAGTCCAGATAACAATCGAAGAACTGCTTGGCTTCCCATGA
- a CDS encoding sigma-54-dependent Fis family transcriptional regulator yields the protein MQQTLYPEYPILLIDDEPMILLSFGTILRKSGINHFQTVEDSRDVLQTLENLQVSAVVLDLTMPHVSGIELLAKINQSYPEILVIVVTATDDIETAVACMRSGAFDYLVKPVEMNRFISSIRKALDISSLISEVSSLKQHLLIDSLEHEAAFSPIITESKKMRSLFHYAEAISTSSQPVLITGETGTGKELFARAIHDASCRKGAFIALNISGLDDTMFADTLFGHKKGAYTGADSSRDGQIAQAAGGTLFLDEIGDLNETSQVKLLRLLQEKQYFPLGSDISKQSDAKVIVATNRDIQQLMGTGSFRKDLYFRLRTHHIHIPPLRERIEDIPELLDHFIEEAATSLKKNRPAYPRELVTLLSTYHFPGNVRELEAMVFDSVARHRAGKLSLDSFRETIQHDQDLHPIVLPADDEVAILLTKLFGRFPSLREAEEHLVAEAIRISDNNQGIAASLLGITRQALNKKKKKKKNR from the coding sequence ATGCAACAGACGCTGTATCCTGAATACCCCATTTTACTTATAGACGATGAACCGATGATCCTCCTCAGCTTCGGCACGATCCTCCGCAAATCAGGCATAAACCATTTTCAGACCGTAGAGGACAGCAGGGACGTGCTGCAGACGCTTGAAAATCTGCAGGTCTCGGCAGTCGTGCTTGACCTCACGATGCCCCATGTCTCAGGCATCGAGCTTCTTGCGAAGATTAACCAGAGCTATCCTGAGATTCTGGTCATTGTAGTTACTGCAACGGACGACATTGAAACGGCAGTTGCGTGCATGAGATCAGGCGCCTTTGACTATCTGGTCAAACCGGTAGAGATGAACCGATTTATATCAAGTATCAGAAAGGCCCTTGATATCTCTTCTCTCATAAGCGAGGTATCGTCGCTTAAGCAGCATCTGCTCATCGACAGCCTTGAGCACGAAGCAGCTTTTTCTCCTATCATTACCGAGAGTAAGAAGATGCGAAGCCTTTTCCATTATGCGGAGGCGATCTCTACCTCATCCCAGCCGGTACTCATAACTGGAGAGACAGGCACCGGCAAGGAACTTTTTGCACGCGCTATTCATGATGCAAGCTGCAGAAAAGGTGCTTTTATCGCACTGAACATTTCTGGCCTTGACGACACCATGTTTGCGGACACCCTCTTCGGGCATAAAAAAGGTGCATATACCGGGGCAGATTCCTCTCGCGATGGCCAGATTGCACAGGCCGCAGGGGGCACCCTTTTTCTTGACGAAATTGGTGATCTCAACGAAACATCACAGGTAAAGCTGCTTAGACTGCTCCAGGAAAAGCAATATTTCCCCCTTGGTTCAGACATTTCTAAACAGAGTGATGCGAAGGTCATTGTTGCAACGAACCGGGACATTCAACAGCTTATGGGCACCGGCAGCTTCAGAAAAGATCTTTATTTCAGACTTCGGACTCATCATATCCATATTCCTCCACTGAGGGAGAGGATCGAGGACATACCAGAGCTGCTGGACCACTTTATAGAGGAGGCGGCAACGTCACTCAAAAAAAACCGGCCGGCCTACCCGAGGGAACTGGTCACACTCCTATCCACCTATCACTTCCCTGGAAATGTGCGTGAACTCGAGGCAATGGTATTTGATTCAGTCGCTCGCCACAGGGCAGGTAAACTCTCACTGGACAGCTTCAGAGAGACGATTCAGCATGACCAGGACCTTCATCCGATCGTGCTTCCGGCTGATGACGAAGTGGCGATTCTACTGACAAAACTATTCGGCAGATTTCCTTCTCTGCGGGAAGCAGAGGAGCATCTTGTTGCGGAAGCGATCAGGATTTCTGATAACAATCAGGGGATTGCCGCTTCACTTCTAGGCATCACCCGCCAAGCGCTAAACAAAAAAAAAAAAAAAAAAAAGAACCGCTAG
- a CDS encoding type II toxin-antitoxin system RelE/ParE family toxin: MRVVKSKWQVLYYETSEGVVPVEKFIDSRKDRDQAKIFSWISLLEEQGPNLLRPYADLLTDGIHELRVKLSGDQVRILYFFCYKDYIILTHAFRKQTTAVPHGEIKKAQICRADFLSRFSEKKIKEAKK, from the coding sequence ATAAGGGTAGTAAAATCCAAATGGCAGGTTCTTTATTACGAAACATCAGAGGGAGTAGTCCCTGTCGAGAAGTTTATCGATTCCCGTAAGGACCGAGATCAGGCAAAGATCTTCTCATGGATATCTCTTCTGGAAGAACAAGGTCCGAATCTTCTAAGGCCCTATGCTGACCTGTTGACAGATGGGATACACGAATTGAGGGTTAAGCTGTCAGGTGACCAGGTGCGGATACTCTACTTTTTCTGTTATAAGGACTATATCATTTTGACTCATGCATTCAGGAAGCAGACAACTGCAGTTCCACATGGAGAAATAAAGAAGGCGCAGATTTGCCGGGCAGATTTTCTTTCCCGGTTCTCTGAGAAGAAAATTAAGGAGGCAAAGAAATGA
- a CDS encoding acyltransferase — MAIAIVIFHFGTKVIPFSLEPFKRLLEKGSLGVSYFFLLSGFVMAITYYSEQATKQIDKKAFWISRFARIYPLYLFSLLLTLAVDLFMRVPILKGPLLLHVALLQAWGPKYVSSFNPPAWAVSVEIFFFLMFPFIITFFTRKTKLLIAAITGIFWFFSQVAYELLLLKVYVPSSDIMLLKLFLYSPLLHINSFIMGTAAGVFYKTDYKKPMKDHAVLWLLLVLILLVLAFQSNYHLEFHNGLLAPLFAIFLLALSLDSSKISEIMSSKPLMQLGEYSYAIYILQEPVHRFSLLVSNKIGLPPDSGMRFYFFLILLLPFSSLSYHLIERPSRDIIKRVLIRR; from the coding sequence GTGGCTATTGCTATAGTAATATTCCACTTTGGAACAAAAGTAATTCCTTTTAGTCTTGAACCATTCAAACGACTTCTCGAAAAAGGTAGCCTTGGGGTTAGCTACTTTTTTCTCCTATCAGGATTTGTAATGGCAATAACGTATTATTCAGAGCAAGCCACTAAACAGATCGACAAGAAAGCATTCTGGATCTCCCGTTTTGCAAGAATTTATCCGCTCTATCTTTTCAGCCTCCTCTTAACTCTTGCAGTTGATCTATTTATGAGGGTTCCCATACTTAAGGGCCCGCTATTATTGCATGTTGCCCTGTTACAGGCCTGGGGCCCGAAATATGTGTCATCCTTTAACCCTCCGGCGTGGGCTGTTTCTGTAGAGATCTTTTTCTTTCTGATGTTTCCTTTTATCATCACCTTCTTTACAAGAAAGACAAAACTTCTGATTGCAGCGATAACGGGTATATTCTGGTTCTTCAGCCAGGTAGCGTATGAGTTGCTGCTGCTTAAGGTATATGTTCCTTCATCGGACATCATGCTCTTGAAGCTTTTTCTTTATAGCCCACTGTTGCACATCAATTCATTTATCATGGGAACAGCTGCCGGAGTATTCTATAAAACCGATTACAAGAAACCTATGAAGGATCACGCTGTTCTCTGGTTGCTGCTTGTACTTATTTTGTTGGTTTTGGCGTTCCAAAGCAATTATCATCTTGAATTTCATAACGGTCTTTTGGCGCCACTATTTGCAATATTTTTATTGGCCCTATCCCTCGATAGTTCGAAAATCTCGGAAATCATGTCCTCGAAGCCACTCATGCAATTGGGTGAATACAGTTATGCGATATACATACTGCAGGAGCCGGTTCATCGTTTTTCATTACTCGTATCCAATAAAATAGGACTGCCGCCTGACAGCGGGATGCGGTTTTATTTTTTTCTTATTCTTCTTTTGCCGTTTTCATCCCTGAGCTATCATTTAATCGAAAGACCGTCACGGGATATTATCAAAAGAGTGCTGATAAGAAGATAG
- a CDS encoding 4Fe-4S dicluster domain-containing protein, producing MGTNAIMEKTATDPAVKKMEASFLIDTTKCIGCRGCQISCKSWNQNATDKTTQGSTFTNPPKLNSKTYTNIAFYESVQNGAVSWNFARNGCFHCKKPACASVCPVEALIKTPEGPVIYRADRCMGCRYCMLACPFNVPKYEWEKLSPSIQKCNFCYDRLRAGMIPACAKTCPTGTIQFSDSIDKNLAEAKKRIAENPGKYHNHIYGEKEAGGTSVLLLSAIPLDQIGHAKVGDQVLPDLTWKYISGIPAIIGVVLAAGIGSWVITRRMKNMDKEDE from the coding sequence ATGGGAACGAATGCAATAATGGAAAAAACAGCGACAGACCCGGCCGTTAAGAAGATGGAGGCGAGCTTTCTGATTGATACAACCAAATGCATTGGCTGCAGAGGCTGTCAGATATCGTGCAAGTCCTGGAACCAGAACGCAACGGATAAGACCACTCAGGGCAGCACGTTTACGAATCCTCCGAAGCTCAACTCAAAGACCTACACAAACATCGCTTTTTATGAGAGTGTGCAGAACGGCGCAGTATCATGGAACTTTGCAAGAAACGGCTGTTTTCATTGCAAAAAGCCAGCCTGCGCCTCGGTATGTCCTGTTGAGGCCCTGATCAAGACTCCGGAAGGCCCGGTCATCTACCGGGCGGACCGCTGTATGGGCTGCAGGTACTGTATGCTTGCCTGTCCCTTCAATGTCCCGAAATATGAATGGGAAAAGCTCTCACCCAGCATTCAGAAATGCAATTTCTGCTATGACCGACTCCGTGCCGGTATGATACCGGCCTGTGCAAAGACCTGTCCTACCGGTACGATCCAGTTCAGTGACAGCATTGACAAGAACCTTGCTGAGGCAAAAAAGAGGATCGCCGAAAACCCCGGGAAATACCATAATCACATTTATGGCGAGAAAGAGGCAGGAGGCACATCCGTGCTTCTTCTTTCTGCCATTCCCCTTGACCAGATAGGTCATGCGAAGGTCGGTGACCAGGTGCTCCCTGACCTGACCTGGAAGTACATCTCCGGCATACCTGCGATTATCGGCGTTGTCCTTGCTGCAGGTATAGGAAGCTGGGTGATCACCCGGAGAATGAAGAACATGGACAAGGAGGATGAATAA
- the fdnG gene encoding formate dehydrogenase-N subunit alpha: MSLSRRDFLKLSGGTAVAGAVGAGITPQEASAQLQSPEARIKGAAETKTICPYCAVGCGIIAHTKDGKVINTEGDPDHPINEGALCAKGASLYQIVNNDKRVLKPKYRAAGASEWKEVEWDWALDEIAKKVKDTRDRTFKFLSKSKIKEKQPDGTEKEVEKEFTVNRTDAIAHVGSAALDNEECYVLQKWLRSLGLVYIEHQARIUHSATVAALAESFGRGAMTNHWIDLKNADVVLVMGSNIAENHPIAMKWIMKAREKGAKLIVVDPRFTRTAAKADLYAPLRSGTDIAFLGGMIKYILDNNLFFREYVVNYTNAAYLVNPDFRMPGQLNGIFSGYDEKTRKYDKKTWSFQMDDKGLPKKDMTLKDPNCVFQLLKKHYSRYTADKVSDITGTPKDKLLEVYKIYGSTGKPNRVGTECYAMGWTQHTVGTQNIKAMTIIQLLLGNIGLAGGGVNALRGESNVQGSTDQGLLFHILPGYVPVPTATLVDLNAYNEKNTPKTKDTKSVNWWGNRPKYVASYLKAIYGASATKDNDFGYSWLPKLDEGQNGSWLMLFDQMSKGKFEGFFAWGQNPACSGANSNKTRKAMGQLKWMVNVNLFDNETASFWKGPGMNPKDIQTEVFMLPCTSSVEKEGSISNSGRWAQWRYKAIEPIGQSKPDGEIIHELYKRVKKLYQTKGGKFPAPITNLTWNYKSKNKEFDTHLIAREINGYYLEDIFDPKDATKQLGKKSELCTNFVTLQADGRTSCGNWIYSGSYTHKEGKIINMMARRGKADPTGLGMFPEWSWCWPLNRRIIYNRAAVNMTGQPWDPKRTVIKWNPDKLDPKTKKTAPGWDGDVPDGPAPPMADEKAGKYPFIMRADGMGAIFGPGLADGPFPEHYEALECPLQENLMSKTKINPAVKMFHDGQGGSPDDVFYSCDTRYPYVATTYRMTEHWQTGVLTRHLPWLLEAAPQLYVEMSEELASEKGIKGGDKVKVKSGRGEVTAAAVVTKRFKPFKIAGSTIHQVGLPNHFGWQFPEDGSGGESVNLLTPTIGDANTMIPETKAFMVNVEKI; this comes from the coding sequence ATGAGTCTTTCGAGAAGGGATTTTTTGAAGCTTTCGGGAGGCACTGCAGTGGCGGGAGCTGTAGGTGCCGGTATTACACCTCAGGAAGCATCGGCTCAGCTTCAGTCACCTGAAGCCCGCATCAAGGGTGCCGCAGAAACAAAGACCATCTGTCCATACTGCGCTGTGGGCTGCGGCATAATCGCCCATACCAAGGATGGGAAGGTGATCAATACCGAGGGCGACCCTGATCATCCGATCAACGAGGGTGCTCTTTGTGCCAAGGGCGCATCGCTGTACCAGATCGTGAATAATGACAAACGTGTGCTCAAGCCAAAGTATCGTGCTGCTGGCGCTTCCGAATGGAAGGAAGTTGAGTGGGATTGGGCTTTGGACGAGATCGCAAAGAAGGTCAAGGATACGCGTGACCGGACGTTCAAGTTCCTTTCAAAATCGAAGATCAAGGAGAAGCAGCCTGACGGAACAGAGAAAGAGGTAGAAAAGGAATTTACGGTCAACAGGACCGACGCCATTGCCCATGTAGGAAGCGCAGCTCTGGACAACGAGGAATGCTATGTTCTTCAGAAGTGGCTCCGCTCGCTGGGGCTTGTATATATAGAGCATCAGGCCCGAATATGACACTCCGCAACTGTTGCGGCTCTGGCAGAGTCGTTCGGACGCGGTGCAATGACGAATCACTGGATAGATCTCAAGAATGCTGATGTAGTGCTTGTTATGGGCAGTAATATTGCAGAGAACCATCCGATAGCAATGAAATGGATCATGAAGGCGCGTGAAAAGGGTGCAAAACTCATTGTTGTTGACCCCAGATTTACCAGAACGGCGGCAAAGGCTGATCTGTACGCTCCTCTCCGTTCCGGAACTGATATAGCCTTCCTGGGCGGCATGATTAAATACATCCTCGATAACAATCTTTTCTTCAGAGAATATGTTGTCAATTATACAAACGCAGCCTATCTGGTTAACCCTGACTTCAGGATGCCCGGCCAGCTTAATGGCATCTTCTCCGGATATGACGAGAAGACCCGCAAGTATGATAAAAAGACATGGTCGTTCCAGATGGATGACAAGGGACTGCCGAAGAAAGACATGACTCTTAAGGACCCGAACTGTGTGTTCCAGCTTCTGAAGAAGCACTATTCACGGTATACAGCAGACAAGGTTTCTGATATAACCGGAACACCAAAAGATAAGCTCCTTGAGGTATACAAGATTTACGGGTCTACGGGAAAGCCGAACAGGGTCGGCACAGAGTGTTATGCAATGGGTTGGACCCAGCATACGGTCGGCACGCAGAATATAAAGGCAATGACGATCATTCAGCTTCTTCTTGGGAATATCGGACTTGCAGGCGGCGGCGTAAATGCTTTGCGTGGCGAATCCAACGTGCAGGGTTCAACTGATCAGGGACTGCTTTTCCATATTCTGCCGGGATATGTCCCCGTGCCTACCGCTACGTTGGTTGACCTTAATGCGTATAACGAGAAGAATACGCCCAAGACCAAAGACACCAAGAGTGTCAACTGGTGGGGTAACCGGCCGAAATATGTAGCGAGCTATTTAAAGGCGATCTATGGGGCGAGTGCTACGAAAGACAATGATTTCGGTTATTCCTGGCTTCCGAAACTGGATGAAGGCCAGAACGGTTCGTGGCTTATGCTTTTTGATCAGATGTCCAAGGGCAAGTTTGAAGGCTTTTTTGCCTGGGGCCAGAATCCGGCATGCTCAGGGGCGAATTCGAATAAGACCAGAAAGGCTATGGGCCAGCTCAAGTGGATGGTGAATGTAAATCTGTTTGACAACGAGACGGCCTCTTTCTGGAAAGGTCCGGGCATGAACCCGAAGGATATTCAGACCGAGGTCTTTATGCTTCCCTGCACGTCATCCGTAGAAAAAGAGGGAAGTATATCAAACTCCGGCCGCTGGGCACAGTGGCGGTATAAGGCGATCGAGCCTATCGGACAGTCAAAACCTGACGGAGAGATTATCCATGAGCTCTATAAACGCGTAAAGAAGCTCTACCAGACAAAGGGTGGCAAATTTCCTGCTCCCATCACAAACCTCACCTGGAACTATAAATCAAAGAATAAAGAGTTTGATACCCATCTGATTGCGAGAGAGATCAACGGATATTATCTTGAGGACATTTTTGATCCCAAGGATGCGACGAAGCAGTTAGGCAAGAAAAGTGAGCTCTGCACCAATTTTGTAACGCTTCAGGCGGACGGAAGAACCTCCTGCGGAAACTGGATCTATAGCGGCAGCTATACGCATAAAGAGGGCAAGATCATAAATATGATGGCAAGAAGGGGTAAGGCTGATCCTACGGGGCTTGGCATGTTCCCTGAATGGTCATGGTGCTGGCCACTCAACAGGAGGATCATCTACAACCGCGCAGCTGTTAATATGACCGGGCAGCCCTGGGACCCAAAGCGTACTGTCATAAAATGGAATCCTGACAAACTGGACCCAAAGACAAAAAAGACCGCTCCCGGTTGGGACGGCGATGTGCCTGATGGGCCTGCTCCACCTATGGCAGATGAGAAGGCAGGGAAATATCCGTTTATCATGAGGGCGGACGGCATGGGAGCAATCTTTGGCCCCGGCCTTGCCGATGGGCCGTTCCCTGAGCATTATGAAGCGCTCGAATGCCCTCTTCAGGAAAATCTGATGTCAAAGACGAAGATTAACCCGGCAGTCAAGATGTTTCACGATGGCCAGGGCGGTTCTCCCGATGATGTCTTTTATTCCTGCGATACCCGCTATCCCTACGTTGCTACGACGTATCGAATGACCGAGCACTGGCAGACCGGTGTTCTGACACGTCATCTGCCCTGGCTGCTGGAGGCTGCACCCCAGCTTTATGTCGAGATGAGTGAGGAACTCGCATCTGAAAAAGGCATTAAAGGTGGAGACAAAGTAAAAGTCAAATCAGGCCGTGGCGAGGTTACTGCCGCTGCTGTTGTCACTAAACGGTTTAAGCCCTTTAAGATTGCAGGCTCCACAATACATCAGGTCGGACTGCCGAACCATTTCGGATGGCAGTTCCCGGAGGACGGCAGTGGGGGAGAGTCTGTAAATCTGTTGACCCCGACTATCGGCGATGCAAATACAATGATCCCGGAGACCAAGGCATTCATGGTCAACGTGGAAAAGATTTAG
- a CDS encoding STAS domain-containing protein, translated as MAFSFEKKGAIGMLQCEGSLEADRAQTLRDALMVCIENSDHVVINCGKVKTIDSQCIQIFCTAHRMAVRADKKLIIIGIAPDINPSPQEISNLCLSRSAIGCNKSCIWMPTEGGMELPTAGDRGVN; from the coding sequence ATGGCATTCAGCTTTGAAAAAAAAGGCGCGATCGGAATGTTGCAATGCGAAGGGAGCCTTGAGGCAGACCGGGCCCAGACTCTGAGAGATGCTCTCATGGTCTGCATCGAGAACTCAGATCATGTGGTGATAAACTGCGGAAAGGTAAAAACGATCGACAGTCAGTGCATACAGATTTTCTGCACGGCACATAGAATGGCTGTCAGGGCAGATAAAAAACTGATAATTATCGGAATAGCTCCTGACATTAATCCTTCACCGCAGGAGATCAGTAATCTCTGCTTGTCACGTTCAGCCATCGGCTGCAATAAGTCATGCATTTGGATGCCAACTGAAGGCGGGATGGAGCTGCCAACAGCAGGTGACAGAGGCGTTAATTGA
- a CDS encoding PAS domain S-box protein → MITANRIVTIHKTVMSKKTFTARKHLLLAEQESAELALRESEERFRQIFEQNEDALLVLERSTGEIMDSNPAAIDLFGYTQHEFISGGLPLILMPQEHELFRTELLSRDTSDRLRIPRLTARKKDGSSIIASIWGKAVRLKKSEILFCSFRNISERLRLEEETQLLQAKLIQMNKMTALGMLVSGIAHEINNPNHFIMVNARIISDAWKDAANVLSDHYQAHGDFPLGGVPFSEMRYIMPQLLAAMSEGSARIKHIVDNLKDFSRQGKAAIDNAVDVNKVITASVALLKSEIGKFTGRFELREDGDLPLAKGNKQQLEQVVINLIMNALQSLRDRNAGVCVSSRLEQEKNCILIQVKDEGIGIPQELLKHITEPFYTTRSDEGGTGLGLSISFSILKDHQGSLTFESEPGKGTTATISLPTYQSSTERNRHATDAVS, encoded by the coding sequence ATGATCACAGCTAACAGAATTGTAACCATACATAAAACAGTGATGTCAAAAAAAACCTTTACAGCCAGGAAGCACCTGTTACTCGCAGAGCAAGAGTCGGCAGAGCTTGCCCTTCGTGAAAGTGAAGAGCGATTTCGTCAGATTTTTGAGCAGAATGAGGATGCACTTCTTGTTCTGGAACGCTCAACCGGAGAGATTATGGATTCAAATCCGGCCGCAATCGATCTTTTCGGATATACACAACATGAATTCATTTCGGGCGGCCTCCCCCTGATATTGATGCCACAGGAGCACGAACTATTCAGGACTGAACTGCTCAGTCGCGACACTTCAGACAGACTCCGTATTCCCCGGCTCACGGCCAGAAAAAAAGACGGCTCTTCGATCATAGCATCAATCTGGGGAAAGGCAGTCCGACTGAAAAAAAGCGAGATTCTCTTCTGCTCCTTTCGCAATATTTCTGAAAGGCTTCGCTTGGAAGAAGAAACTCAATTGCTTCAGGCAAAACTCATTCAGATGAACAAGATGACCGCTCTGGGCATGCTGGTCTCAGGCATAGCTCATGAGATAAACAACCCAAACCATTTTATTATGGTAAATGCTCGGATCATTTCTGATGCCTGGAAGGATGCAGCCAACGTGCTGTCTGATCACTACCAAGCGCATGGAGACTTCCCGTTGGGGGGCGTGCCCTTCTCTGAAATGCGGTATATCATGCCTCAACTCCTGGCGGCAATGTCTGAAGGATCAGCCCGCATCAAACACATTGTTGACAACCTGAAAGATTTTTCCAGACAGGGCAAAGCAGCCATTGACAATGCTGTCGACGTAAACAAGGTAATAACCGCTTCGGTAGCGCTCCTCAAAAGCGAGATCGGGAAATTTACCGGCCGATTTGAATTGAGAGAAGACGGTGACCTTCCTCTGGCAAAAGGCAATAAACAGCAACTTGAACAGGTTGTCATAAACCTGATCATGAACGCTCTCCAGTCCCTTCGGGACAGAAACGCCGGGGTTTGTGTATCGAGTCGCCTCGAACAGGAAAAAAACTGCATTCTGATTCAGGTAAAAGACGAAGGGATCGGGATACCACAGGAATTACTTAAGCACATTACAGAGCCGTTTTATACGACCAGGAGCGATGAAGGCGGTACAGGACTCGGACTCTCCATTTCCTTCTCTATACTCAAGGACCACCAGGGATCTCTGACTTTTGAGTCAGAGCCCGGCAAAGGCACGACCGCAACCATCTCTCTGCCGACATACCAAAGTTCCACGGAAAGGAATAGACATGCAACAGACGCTGTATCCTGA
- the nrfD gene encoding polysulfide reductase NrfD produces the protein MSTERHEIKMFTPMTLVLLILIIAGAVSVFKRMTLGLGATTNLQDDFPWGFWIGFDVLGGVAMAAGGFVIASAVYLFNMKKYKPIARPAILTAFLGYLLAASGIFLEIGHPFRIWHPMVMWQIHSIMFIVAIHVVIYTTVLAMESSPMFFERIGLKGVQRFVEKIMMPIALFGTLLSTLHQSSLGAVYLIVPDKLHPLWYSSLLPFSFLVSAIMMGLSMVSFESILSSKFFKHQTDMKILSGLARGSIVAIGFYFV, from the coding sequence ATGAGCACAGAACGCCATGAAATAAAGATGTTCACCCCCATGACACTGGTGCTGCTGATACTTATTATTGCCGGTGCAGTGTCCGTGTTTAAACGGATGACTCTCGGTCTCGGTGCAACAACAAATCTGCAGGATGATTTCCCCTGGGGATTCTGGATAGGGTTCGACGTATTGGGCGGTGTTGCCATGGCAGCAGGCGGGTTTGTGATCGCCAGCGCTGTATATCTCTTCAATATGAAGAAATACAAGCCGATAGCACGACCGGCGATCCTGACGGCTTTTCTTGGGTATCTGTTGGCGGCCTCGGGTATTTTTCTCGAGATCGGCCATCCATTTCGTATCTGGCATCCCATGGTCATGTGGCAGATCCACTCGATCATGTTCATTGTGGCTATCCATGTAGTCATTTACACAACAGTCCTCGCAATGGAGTCGAGTCCGATGTTTTTTGAGCGGATCGGACTTAAAGGTGTACAGAGATTTGTGGAGAAGATCATGATGCCGATCGCCCTTTTCGGCACTCTGCTTTCGACCCTGCATCAGTCGTCATTAGGAGCGGTCTACCTCATTGTTCCTGACAAACTGCATCCGCTGTGGTACAGCAGTCTCCTGCCGTTCAGTTTCCTTGTTTCCGCCATTATGATGGGGCTTTCGATGGTAAGCTTCGAATCTATTCTGAGCTCGAAATTCTTCAAGCATCAGACGGATATGAAGATTCTCTCAGGGCTTGCCAGAGGCTCGATCGTAGCGATAGGCTTTTACTTTGTC
- a CDS encoding response regulator: protein MNQQNEKISVIIIDASAVTRYLLTEILEQSGRIEVVASVHDPAEALNKILTLNPHVITFDVRMPGLDGIAFLKKLWELRPTPVVIVSALTQYETGSFAKAMELGAVGYVAKQSSHSWSGILNLADEIVEKVRSASTIQFQQKTTVAGKAAAIGNF from the coding sequence ATGAATCAGCAAAATGAAAAAATAAGCGTAATAATCATTGATGCATCAGCGGTTACACGCTATCTCCTCACCGAGATACTTGAACAGTCTGGCAGAATTGAAGTTGTAGCCTCTGTCCATGATCCTGCCGAAGCTCTCAATAAAATACTCACTCTCAATCCCCATGTGATAACTTTCGATGTCCGTATGCCAGGACTGGACGGCATCGCATTTCTCAAAAAACTTTGGGAGCTTCGCCCAACTCCGGTGGTAATCGTAAGCGCTCTAACCCAATATGAGACCGGTTCTTTCGCTAAAGCAATGGAACTGGGCGCAGTAGGATACGTTGCGAAACAGTCGTCGCATTCCTGGAGCGGCATACTGAATCTTGCCGACGAGATTGTTGAAAAAGTCAGATCGGCTTCAACGATACAGTTTCAGCAAAAAACCACTGTTGCCGGAAAAGCCGCAGCAATCGGCAATTTCTAA